The proteins below are encoded in one region of Triticum aestivum cultivar Chinese Spring chromosome 1B, IWGSC CS RefSeq v2.1, whole genome shotgun sequence:
- the LOC123144406 gene encoding uncharacterized protein — MSPRRLRPWSSRPRFAAIHDAVRRTRRRRRHRLLKPLTPPAAGSGSKATETNGATCGQGECAPNMGQELGLEELPEDIVHRIHSIMPVQDAARAACVSRRFLHSWRSYSSLTLSDRTLGLDDTDFEERKTHLIDKFDKILKNHYGNGVKVKTLKLELGLCSDIKASYLDRWLRIIKSGIQEFSLVLPLVMNKIYNFPCSVLSNEAAASSIQSLSLFGCAFHPTSILGRLIRLKSLHLCHVHITEDGLGHLLSKSSALERLVIDACSGIICLKIPCTMQQLKFLAVKLCKMVRVVEIDAPQLGSFHYGGTPVIYVRNSSQLKNVDISPVCPSGILSYARFSLPSIAQNVESLTLRGRSENANTPMLPSKLPRLKNLEIALLKPHLSPNYDAFSLVSFLDASPALESFILRVEQDALMHDPVVGDDTEYRRQNLECRNNSLRKVMITGFCSAKSLVELTVHILERAHSLARFTLDITYGYDRRSCNVAKFPTARMIGLCWPLNKRALEEAHRAVETADRYIKGRVPSSVQFEVLGPCPRCHIGK; from the exons ATGTCGCCCCGTCGTCTGCGCCCATGGTCCTCTCGACCCCGATTCGCCGCTATCCACGACGCAGTGCGGCGGACacggcgtcggcgtcggcatcggctgcTGAAACCTCTGACACCTCCTGCTGCAG GTAGTGGGTCAAAGGCCACTGAAACAAATGGTGCAACCTGCGGACAAGGTGAATGTGCCCCAAATATGGGACAAGAACTTGGTTTGGAGGAACTCCCTGAG GACATCGTACATCGTATACATTCTATCATGCCAGTACAAGATGCTGCTCGTGCTGCCTGCGTGTCACGTAGATTTCTGCATTCCTGGAGAAGCTATTCCAGCCTCACACTCAGTGACCGTACACTTGGTTTGGATGACACAGATTTTGAGGAAAGGAAAACCCATCTCATTGATAAATTTGACAAAATTCTTAAAAACCATTATGGCAATGGGGTGAAGGTGAAGACACTTAAACTCGAGCTTGGACTTTGCAGCGATATCAAAGCCTCCTACCTCGACAGGTGGCTCCGAATCATTAAATCTGGGATCCAAGAATTCAGCTTGGTGTTGCCTTTAGTTATGAATAAAATCTACAACTTTCCATGTTCGGTTTTATCTAATGAGGCAGCTGCAAGTTCAATTCAGTCTCTTAGCCTCTTTGGTTGCGCTTTTCACCCCACATCAATCCTTGGGCGCTTGATAAGATTGAAAAGTTTACATCTGTGCCATGTCCACATTACTGAGGATGGATTAGGGCACTTGCTCTCGAAATCTTCTGCCCTGGAGCGGCTGGTTATTGATGCATGTAGTGGGATAATTTGCTTGAAAATACCTTGTACGATGCAGCAGCTCAAGTTCCTTGCTGTTAAACTATGCAAGATGGTGCGGGTGGTAGAGATAGATGCTCCACAACTCGGCTCTTTTCACTATGGCGGGACACCGGTCATCTATGTCCGAAATTCTTCGCAACTTAAGAATGTAGATATTTCGCCTGTCTGCCCGTCTGGTATTCTCTCTTATGCTCGCTTTAGCCTTCCGTCCATTGCTCAAAATGTTGAGAGCCTCACCCTGCGCGGTCGTAGTGAG AATGCCAACACTCCAATGCTGCCGTCCAAGCTCCCTCGCCTCAAGAACTTGGAAATTGCACTCCTTAAACCACACTTATCCCCAAACTATGATGCCTTCTCTCTGGTTTCTTTTCTTGATGCTTCTCCTGCCTTGGAATCTTTCATCCTACGC GTAGAGCAGGATGCCTTGATGCATGACCCTGTTGTTGGAGACGACACTGAATACCGGAGGCAGAATCTGGAGTGCCGGAATAACAGTCTCAGGAAGGTGATGATCACGGGCTTCTGTTCTGCCAAGAGCCTAGTTGAGCTCACAGTTCACATCCTCGAGAGAGCACATTCACTCGCGCGCTTCACGCTGGACATAACCTATGGCTATGATAGGAGAAGTTGTAACGTCGCCAAATTCCCAACCGCGAGAATGATTGGCCTATGCTGGCCATTGAACAAGAGAGCTCTCGAGGAAGCTCATAGAGCCGTGGAGACAGCGGATAGATACATCAAGGGAAGAGTTCCCTCATCCGTTCAATTCGAGGTTCTGGGGCCCTGTCCTCGATGCCATATTGGAAAGTAG